A genomic region of Gemmata massiliana contains the following coding sequences:
- a CDS encoding RNA polymerase sigma factor, with product MIAPPELPTLSPADKGRVTLLYHFARLQMPAVKLAEPVFLAHLQRTFHIFLPKNQVPVSWAGYLEGLYAVDWLVCVGCLEGQSAAWEALFNARTGRSDCLLVDALRARAVRLYPRNEERQDTAVTEFWSNLIAPESEGTLPVLARYDGQRPLAPWLIRVFQNWHLSKLRQTTGVTALPDDEIALPMETPKSNGSDRWHETFVSAAREWLGSIDDDERLLLGLRWRYRLSQREAAKLFNLNEGTLTRRTDKLRDRALEFVGGKLIAEGWAGDELEDFVLTELGALLTDDPRLSADQLGRLLATKGKTLPIE from the coding sequence GTGATTGCACCCCCGGAACTGCCGACGCTCAGCCCCGCGGACAAGGGCCGCGTCACGCTGCTCTACCACTTCGCGCGGCTCCAGATGCCCGCGGTCAAGCTCGCCGAGCCGGTGTTCTTGGCGCACCTCCAGCGCACGTTCCACATCTTCCTTCCCAAGAACCAAGTGCCGGTTTCGTGGGCGGGGTACCTGGAGGGGCTGTACGCGGTCGATTGGCTGGTGTGTGTCGGGTGTTTGGAGGGGCAGAGCGCCGCGTGGGAGGCACTGTTCAACGCCCGCACCGGGCGCAGCGACTGCCTGCTCGTGGATGCGCTCCGCGCCCGGGCGGTGCGGCTCTACCCGCGCAACGAGGAGCGCCAGGACACGGCCGTGACCGAGTTCTGGAGCAACCTGATCGCCCCCGAGAGCGAGGGCACGCTCCCGGTGCTGGCGCGATACGACGGCCAGCGCCCGCTGGCCCCGTGGCTGATCCGCGTGTTCCAGAACTGGCACCTCTCGAAGTTGCGCCAGACCACGGGTGTCACGGCCCTCCCGGACGACGAAATCGCGCTCCCGATGGAGACGCCGAAGTCGAACGGCTCGGACCGGTGGCACGAGACGTTCGTCTCCGCCGCGCGCGAGTGGCTCGGCTCCATCGACGACGATGAGCGCTTGTTACTCGGGCTCCGCTGGCGGTACCGGTTGAGTCAGCGCGAGGCCGCGAAACTGTTCAACCTGAACGAGGGGACGCTCACCCGGCGCACGGACAAGCTCCGCGACCGCGCGCTCGAATTCGTTGGCGGAAAGTTAATTGCCGAGGGTTGGGCCGGGGACGAGCTGGAAGATTTTGTGCTGACCGAACTCGGCGCGCTCCTCACGGATGACCCGCGCTTGAGCGCCGATCAGCTCGGCCGTCTGCTCGCGACAAAGGGCAAGACGCTCCCCATCGAATGA
- a CDS encoding MlaD family protein, translating to MSQSLSRWQAVTLGLVVVVALVLGGYGIARIADKQGLWADTVEVTAGFPEAHDVTPGTPVRIRGVDAGQVIAVEYPDHDGPGAQVTVRMRLQAKFATRLYSDASAQIHGTGMLGSKVISIQPGDPNKGAIADGRLRGVKPFAFEEAVAEVRDLAKEAKGTATEVKSLASEARETVATAKDFIKDIEGSNGTFAKLVRDDDLYEDARGTLGDLRKLVGRTDKAVGTMESEVGNLRGFVADGRDTLKSVKQGSDALSRLPIVRNYVEDSVALLVRPTMSRTQMVYQSKDIFEPGTATLTGEGRRHLDGAANALKSNKAAGSEIVVVGFHNPKDQATQPAVAQELTKKQAEVVAEYLKAAGAHKLGTFSRRKIIPLGMGMNLAPTDPDPNAPSNVQILVFTPR from the coding sequence ATGTCGCAATCGCTTTCGCGCTGGCAGGCGGTGACGTTGGGGTTGGTCGTTGTCGTCGCGCTCGTTCTGGGCGGCTACGGCATCGCGCGCATTGCCGACAAACAAGGGCTGTGGGCCGATACCGTTGAGGTCACCGCGGGGTTCCCCGAAGCCCACGACGTTACTCCCGGTACCCCCGTTCGCATTCGCGGCGTGGACGCGGGGCAGGTCATCGCGGTCGAGTACCCCGATCACGACGGCCCTGGAGCACAAGTCACGGTCCGGATGCGCCTCCAGGCCAAATTCGCTACTCGTTTGTATTCCGATGCTTCGGCCCAGATCCACGGAACCGGGATGTTGGGCTCGAAAGTAATTAGCATTCAGCCCGGTGACCCGAACAAAGGCGCGATCGCCGATGGCCGACTCCGGGGCGTGAAACCGTTTGCTTTCGAGGAGGCTGTTGCCGAAGTACGCGACCTCGCGAAAGAAGCGAAGGGAACCGCGACCGAGGTGAAGTCGCTCGCGTCGGAAGCCCGCGAAACCGTCGCTACCGCGAAGGATTTCATTAAGGACATTGAGGGCAGTAACGGAACGTTCGCGAAACTCGTCCGTGACGACGACTTGTACGAAGACGCGCGGGGAACGCTCGGCGACTTGCGCAAGTTGGTCGGCCGGACGGATAAAGCTGTGGGGACGATGGAGAGCGAGGTGGGGAACCTGCGCGGGTTCGTGGCTGACGGGCGCGACACGCTGAAGTCCGTGAAACAGGGCAGCGACGCGCTGAGTCGGCTCCCGATCGTGCGCAACTACGTCGAAGATTCGGTGGCGCTACTCGTCCGCCCGACGATGTCCCGCACACAGATGGTGTATCAGTCCAAAGACATCTTCGAGCCGGGTACCGCCACCCTAACCGGCGAGGGGCGCCGGCACCTAGACGGGGCCGCAAACGCACTCAAAAGTAACAAGGCCGCGGGGTCCGAAATCGTCGTGGTCGGGTTCCACAATCCGAAGGACCAAGCGACCCAACCCGCAGTAGCGCAGGAGCTAACCAAGAAGCAGGCGGAGGTCGTGGCCGAGTACCTGAAGGCGGCCGGCGCGCACAAACTGGGCACCTTTTCCCGGCGCAAGATCATTCCGCTGGGAATGGGAATGAATCTCGCGCCCACCGACCCGGACCCGAACGCGCCCTCGAACGTGCAGATATTGGTGTTCACGCCGCGATAA
- a CDS encoding DUF1049 domain-containing protein, with translation MRFISGLFLIALVAVLALLTYENSSVTRVNAWSWNWDVPLPLLVAGVYVLGMVSGWWLIGLTKRSWQRVTEPDRARA, from the coding sequence ATGCGGTTCATTAGTGGTTTGTTCCTGATTGCGCTGGTCGCAGTTCTGGCGCTTCTGACTTACGAAAACTCCAGCGTTACCCGCGTGAACGCTTGGTCGTGGAACTGGGACGTGCCGCTACCACTACTCGTAGCTGGGGTGTACGTTCTCGGCATGGTGAGTGGGTGGTGGCTCATCGGGTTAACGAAACGCTCCTGGCAACGGGTGACCGAACCCGACCGCGCACGAGCGTAA
- the ligA gene encoding NAD-dependent DNA ligase LigA, translated as MAKTTTASPAAPADRAAELRKQLDHHNHLYYVEAAPVISDREFDKLLQELANIEKAHPELVTPDSPTQRVGGAPVPGFKQVTHKVPMLSIENSYDEGDLRKFDADVKKALGASAVVEYVVELKIDGVSMSITYENGKLAFAATRGSGSVGDDVTHNVKTIAAIPLKLNTNSPPAIFEARGEVYMTRSELARINAEQTKNKQEPYKNARNLSAGTLKLLDPRECAKRKLSMFAYGSGAIDGLVIKKQSEMLAKLKEFGFPVNPHERLCASIDEVIAYCKGWDTKRKELPYDTDGIVVKVNDWAQRERIGYTAKVPKWARAFKFEAEQGTTKLGAVVFHIGKFGELTPVATFDPPVQLAGTTVTHASMHNASWVAEMDVRIGDTVVVEKKGEIIPQIVDVIKADRKGTETVITWPENCPECGGPVVKQESASSYNFICSNPESCSGGMWKRLEGYARKTRMEIDGLGREVAIQLVESGLVKSVADLYRLTKKQLLALEKFADTKAQKLLDGIAASKDRGLARLLPALAIYSVGEKMADDLVEEFPDIDLIIAAKPEDLARVKGWGPERAKYLRAYFDGENGRKLIAELKELGIKMTHDKKAAPVGGLPLAGKTIVVTGTLVNYDRVGIETAIKDAGGKASGSVSKKTDFLLLGENPGSKHAKAKELGVKIINEDEFRQIIGAG; from the coding sequence GTGGCCAAAACCACTACCGCTTCGCCCGCCGCGCCCGCGGACCGGGCGGCCGAACTCCGCAAGCAACTCGATCACCACAACCACCTGTACTACGTCGAAGCCGCGCCGGTCATTTCGGACCGCGAGTTCGACAAGTTGCTCCAAGAACTCGCCAACATCGAGAAAGCCCATCCGGAACTCGTCACCCCGGACAGCCCGACGCAGCGCGTCGGCGGGGCGCCGGTCCCCGGGTTCAAGCAGGTCACGCACAAGGTGCCGATGCTGTCGATCGAGAACAGCTACGACGAAGGCGACTTGCGGAAGTTCGACGCGGACGTGAAGAAAGCGCTCGGGGCGAGTGCGGTCGTGGAATACGTCGTGGAACTGAAGATCGACGGCGTGTCGATGTCGATCACCTACGAGAACGGCAAGCTCGCGTTCGCGGCCACGCGCGGGAGCGGGAGCGTGGGCGACGACGTGACGCACAACGTCAAGACGATCGCCGCCATCCCGCTGAAGCTCAACACCAACAGCCCGCCGGCGATCTTTGAGGCGCGCGGTGAAGTGTACATGACCCGCAGCGAACTGGCCCGGATCAACGCGGAACAAACCAAGAACAAGCAAGAGCCGTACAAGAACGCCCGAAACCTCAGCGCGGGGACGCTCAAACTGCTCGATCCCCGCGAGTGCGCCAAGCGGAAGCTTAGCATGTTCGCCTACGGGTCCGGCGCGATCGACGGGCTGGTCATCAAGAAGCAGTCGGAGATGCTCGCGAAGCTTAAAGAGTTCGGGTTCCCCGTAAACCCGCACGAGCGGTTGTGCGCGAGCATCGACGAGGTGATCGCGTACTGCAAGGGGTGGGACACGAAGCGGAAGGAGCTGCCCTACGACACCGACGGTATCGTGGTGAAGGTGAACGACTGGGCGCAGCGCGAGCGCATCGGGTACACGGCGAAGGTGCCGAAGTGGGCGCGGGCGTTCAAGTTCGAGGCCGAACAGGGGACGACGAAGCTCGGTGCGGTCGTGTTCCACATCGGGAAATTCGGCGAACTGACGCCGGTTGCCACGTTCGACCCGCCGGTGCAACTGGCCGGCACCACGGTCACGCACGCGAGCATGCACAATGCGTCGTGGGTCGCGGAGATGGACGTTCGGATCGGCGACACGGTCGTGGTCGAGAAAAAGGGCGAGATCATCCCGCAAATCGTGGACGTCATCAAAGCGGACCGCAAGGGCACGGAAACGGTCATCACGTGGCCGGAGAACTGCCCGGAGTGCGGCGGGCCGGTCGTCAAACAGGAGTCGGCGAGCAGTTACAACTTCATTTGCAGCAACCCCGAGTCGTGCTCCGGGGGCATGTGGAAGCGCCTGGAAGGGTACGCGCGCAAGACGCGCATGGAGATCGACGGACTCGGGCGCGAGGTCGCGATTCAACTCGTCGAGTCCGGGCTCGTGAAGTCGGTCGCGGACCTCTACCGGCTGACCAAGAAACAGCTCCTCGCGCTGGAGAAATTTGCGGACACGAAGGCTCAGAAGCTGCTCGACGGGATCGCCGCGAGTAAGGACCGCGGGCTGGCCCGGTTGCTCCCCGCGCTGGCGATCTACAGCGTCGGTGAGAAGATGGCCGACGACCTCGTCGAAGAGTTCCCGGACATCGATCTCATTATCGCCGCGAAGCCCGAGGATCTGGCGCGTGTGAAGGGATGGGGGCCGGAACGAGCGAAGTACCTGCGTGCGTACTTCGATGGCGAGAACGGTCGGAAGCTCATCGCGGAGCTAAAAGAACTCGGCATCAAGATGACGCACGACAAGAAGGCCGCGCCGGTCGGCGGGCTTCCCCTTGCGGGCAAAACGATTGTGGTAACGGGAACGCTCGTGAATTACGACCGCGTCGGTATCGAGACTGCCATCAAGGACGCGGGCGGGAAGGCGAGCGGGAGCGTGTCGAAGAAGACGGATTTCCTGTTACTCGGCGAAAATCCCGGTAGCAAGCACGCCAAGGCGAAAGAACTCGGGGTGAAGATCATCAACGAAGATGAGTTCCGCCAGATTATCGGTGCGGGTTGA
- a CDS encoding type II toxin-antitoxin system VapC family toxin, which translates to MGKVEPRGGGTVGVKRYLLDTGIAGAYIARRDPVFARARDEVRKGNVIGICVPVLGELHYGAEHSASRERALRELRAALPSLKIWPYTNDAAEEYGRLAAELRRVGRPMQQIDIQIAAITVALGRCTVVTTDSDLSAVPGLHTENWTIASSPPA; encoded by the coding sequence GTGGGAAAAGTGGAACCGAGAGGTGGCGGAACCGTGGGAGTGAAACGTTACCTCCTCGACACCGGTATCGCCGGGGCGTACATCGCTCGCCGTGATCCCGTTTTCGCTCGTGCTCGAGATGAGGTGCGAAAGGGAAACGTCATCGGTATTTGCGTTCCGGTTCTTGGGGAGCTGCACTACGGTGCAGAACACAGTGCGTCACGGGAACGAGCACTTCGCGAACTTCGGGCTGCGTTGCCGTCACTGAAGATCTGGCCGTACACGAACGATGCCGCGGAAGAATACGGTCGCTTGGCCGCCGAGCTACGGCGCGTCGGGCGCCCGATGCAGCAGATTGACATCCAGATTGCCGCAATCACGGTCGCGCTTGGCAGATGTACCGTCGTCACAACAGATTCGGATCTCTCAGCGGTGCCCGGGCTACACACGGAAAATTGGACGATCGCCAGTTCGCCTCCGGCCTGA
- the ndk gene encoding nucleoside-diphosphate kinase, with translation MQRTLILLKPDAVQRRLVGDITTRFERKGLRLAGLKLVQVSRELAEKHYAVHKGKPFYESLLTFLTSGPTVALVWEGREAVAVCRNLMGVTDGAKSAPGTIRGDFALSVQNNLVHGSDSTENAAIEIALWFTPEELVAFTSTDANWVA, from the coding sequence ATGCAACGAACCCTGATCCTCTTGAAGCCGGACGCGGTGCAGCGCCGGTTGGTCGGCGACATCACCACCCGATTCGAGCGCAAGGGTTTGCGACTCGCGGGGTTAAAGCTGGTGCAAGTGTCGCGTGAGCTGGCCGAAAAGCACTACGCCGTTCACAAGGGCAAGCCGTTTTACGAGAGCCTGCTCACGTTCCTCACGAGCGGGCCGACGGTCGCGCTGGTGTGGGAGGGGCGCGAAGCGGTTGCCGTGTGCCGCAACCTGATGGGCGTGACCGACGGTGCGAAGTCGGCCCCCGGCACGATCCGCGGGGACTTCGCGCTGAGCGTGCAGAACAACCTCGTTCACGGCAGCGACAGCACCGAAAACGCCGCGATCGAAATCGCACTGTGGTTCACCCCGGAAGAACTGGTCGCGTTCACCTCGACGGACGCGAACTGGGTCGCGTAA
- a CDS encoding acyl-CoA thioesterase — MAITHSHKLVLPADANHHGTLYAGAMLRLVLEAGYATAWKHIGPEANLVLRRVLNMECLRPVPVGIVVEIQGAVLHRTAAYLVCGLVGAPWDDNGPWAEALFGFAQVNPDGKLTHFPERLPAVSTPSGAVWDRLERRMNKFLRLR; from the coding sequence ATGGCCATCACACACAGTCACAAACTCGTTCTCCCAGCCGACGCGAACCACCACGGAACGCTGTACGCGGGCGCGATGCTCCGGCTCGTGCTGGAAGCGGGCTACGCCACCGCGTGGAAGCACATTGGCCCGGAAGCGAACCTCGTGCTGCGCCGCGTGCTGAATATGGAGTGCCTGCGCCCGGTGCCGGTGGGCATCGTGGTGGAGATCCAGGGTGCCGTGCTTCATCGCACAGCAGCCTATCTGGTGTGCGGATTGGTGGGCGCGCCGTGGGACGACAACGGGCCGTGGGCGGAAGCCCTCTTCGGCTTCGCCCAAGTGAACCCGGACGGCAAACTCACGCACTTTCCCGAACGGCTTCCGGCCGTGAGCACGCCCTCCGGGGCGGTCTGGGATCGTCTGGAGCGCCGCATGAACAAGTTTCTGCGACTCCGGTGA
- a CDS encoding UDP-glucuronic acid decarboxylase family protein, whose product MRTLITGGAGFIGSHLCERFLAEGHEVIAVDNMITGDLANLDPFRANPRFRFIGHDISAPLKVKQKLDNVLHFASPASPVDYLEHPIPTLKVGSLGTHNTLGLAKTHGARYLLASTSEVYGDPLEHPQKESYWGNVNPIGVRGCYDEAKRFAESITMAYHRAHGVNTHIIRIFNTYGERMRLNDGRVLPNFMYQALRGEPITVYGEGNQTRSFQYVSDLVEGIWRLLFTDFHEPVNLGNPAEITILEFAEEIRKLAGSKSEIVFKPLPQDDPKVRQPDITRARQLLGWEPKVGRDEGLKRTMDFFRNKMGK is encoded by the coding sequence GTGCGCACGCTCATTACCGGCGGAGCCGGATTCATCGGGTCTCACCTGTGCGAACGGTTCCTGGCCGAGGGGCACGAAGTCATCGCCGTAGACAACATGATCACCGGCGACCTCGCGAACCTCGACCCGTTCCGCGCGAACCCGCGGTTCCGGTTCATCGGGCACGACATCTCCGCGCCGCTGAAAGTGAAGCAGAAGCTCGATAACGTCCTGCACTTCGCCAGCCCCGCCAGCCCGGTCGATTATCTCGAACACCCGATCCCGACGCTGAAGGTCGGCTCGCTGGGGACACACAACACGCTCGGCCTCGCGAAGACTCACGGCGCACGTTACCTGCTCGCCAGCACCAGCGAGGTGTACGGCGACCCGCTCGAACACCCGCAGAAAGAGAGCTATTGGGGCAACGTGAACCCGATCGGCGTGCGCGGGTGCTACGACGAAGCGAAGCGGTTCGCCGAGTCCATCACAATGGCCTACCACCGCGCCCACGGCGTGAACACGCACATCATTCGCATCTTCAACACTTACGGCGAGCGCATGCGCCTCAACGACGGGCGCGTGCTGCCGAACTTCATGTATCAGGCGCTGCGCGGCGAGCCGATCACCGTCTACGGTGAAGGGAACCAGACGCGGAGCTTCCAGTACGTGTCCGATTTGGTTGAGGGGATCTGGCGGTTACTGTTCACGGACTTCCACGAACCGGTCAACCTCGGCAATCCGGCCGAAATCACCATTCTGGAGTTTGCGGAGGAAATCCGGAAACTCGCGGGCAGCAAGAGCGAGATCGTGTTCAAACCGCTGCCACAGGACGACCCAAAGGTGCGCCAGCCGGACATCACCCGCGCGCGGCAACTTTTAGGTTGGGAACCGAAGGTCGGCCGCGATGAAGGGCTGAAACGGACAATGGACTTCTTCCGCAACAAGATGGGGAAGTGA
- a CDS encoding WD40 repeat domain-containing protein — MSRAALSLALLFLVQIASAADLPPGAVARLGDDRFRAGSGVYRIAFSPDGKYLVTARRNNDGLDALTLWDATTGYPVREQKVNSERLKGFVWGSIGALAVVIRADDEKVYSDDFCVWEFTNPKAEPPPILSERRFSGLLDRGPVERAETGDRYTDFYLSADGHRVAALKKSSKAKYTVHVFELKPTDRATKLTGVGTIDLGAEGAQGIHLSADGKTLVTFRTLVSADSELNKTECTATVWEVATGKPEKPVRTSGSSGWGLDFESWYWPALSRDARKLIEFEQADGKEGYTVVELDTGRRHKLSRAPRTDREPSYERCAHSLCFPSGRVLVETGDLHTRIVDLSTGRELGQLKGHLFAPTAVAVSADETRIATADPSGLIRLWDARTLRPLHEAPGHRLPIEYARLSPDGKRVLTWACDDTTRLWDLATGKELRAFTGEQGTNGPFDQPTFTPDGTTILFNYKDRLIARDLQTGLEVPLPGDMKGLPQRTAVFAPNGTAVLTWDTDNKNGVCDVWDWPSGKKRFSWKTSRHDFAPGFSSDGSVIFHSPASPIRLDTKTGKELPPAWNADERDFAELLSLRSDPCWVLHMGNRFVPRVREAGTGSSVPHFYFGRRHLWPESLQNVALSPTCGQYAQIADDASDQIHLFEPATRDVRRALIGHRNGVRVLGFTPDGTKLLTAGGDHTVLVWDMRLQSVPLPDALKRETSAAKLWDTLTALNAKDSYLAMSRLAREPEAAVKIVRMRLKPAARENRETDESRITDCRAVELLAALGTDSSRALLKELAAGHAGAFRTQEAKRAIERNKP, encoded by the coding sequence ATGTCGCGTGCCGCGCTGTCGCTAGCTCTACTGTTTCTCGTACAAATCGCGTCCGCGGCCGACCTGCCGCCGGGGGCCGTCGCGCGCCTCGGCGACGACCGGTTTCGCGCGGGGAGTGGCGTTTACCGCATTGCTTTTTCCCCTGACGGCAAATACCTCGTTACCGCGCGCAGGAACAACGACGGTCTTGACGCACTAACGCTTTGGGATGCGACGACCGGCTACCCGGTCCGTGAGCAGAAAGTTAATAGCGAACGACTCAAGGGGTTCGTGTGGGGATCAATCGGCGCCCTCGCGGTCGTTATCCGTGCCGACGATGAAAAGGTTTATTCGGACGACTTCTGCGTGTGGGAGTTTACCAATCCGAAAGCCGAACCTCCGCCGATTTTATCCGAGAGACGTTTCTCGGGATTGCTCGATCGGGGCCCCGTCGAGCGAGCCGAAACAGGTGACCGGTACACCGACTTTTACCTCAGTGCCGACGGGCACCGGGTCGCGGCGCTGAAGAAGTCATCAAAGGCAAAGTACACGGTTCACGTGTTCGAGTTAAAGCCGACGGACAGAGCTACAAAGCTCACCGGCGTCGGCACCATCGATTTGGGGGCGGAAGGAGCGCAAGGCATTCACCTCTCCGCCGACGGCAAAACGCTCGTCACGTTTCGCACACTGGTTTCCGCCGATTCGGAACTTAACAAAACAGAATGTACTGCGACCGTGTGGGAAGTGGCAACCGGTAAGCCGGAGAAACCGGTGCGCACGTCGGGCTCCTCTGGGTGGGGCTTGGACTTCGAGTCGTGGTACTGGCCGGCGCTCAGCCGCGATGCACGAAAACTCATTGAATTCGAGCAAGCGGATGGGAAAGAGGGCTACACCGTCGTCGAACTCGACACCGGCCGGCGCCACAAACTGAGCCGGGCGCCACGCACCGACCGTGAGCCCTCTTACGAGCGCTGCGCTCACAGCCTGTGCTTCCCGTCCGGCCGCGTGCTCGTCGAAACGGGCGATCTGCACACCCGAATCGTCGACCTGAGCACGGGTAGGGAACTCGGCCAACTAAAAGGGCACTTATTCGCACCTACGGCGGTCGCGGTGTCGGCCGACGAAACGCGGATCGCCACCGCGGACCCCTCCGGGTTGATCCGCTTGTGGGACGCGCGAACCCTGCGCCCGTTACACGAGGCCCCGGGCCACCGCTTGCCGATCGAGTACGCTCGGCTCTCGCCCGACGGCAAGCGCGTGTTGACGTGGGCATGCGACGACACGACCCGATTGTGGGATTTGGCAACTGGAAAAGAATTACGCGCCTTCACGGGCGAGCAAGGCACGAACGGTCCGTTCGATCAACCAACGTTCACCCCCGACGGCACGACCATCCTCTTTAACTACAAGGACCGCCTGATCGCACGAGACCTTCAAACCGGACTCGAAGTTCCGCTGCCGGGTGACATGAAAGGGCTCCCACAGCGAACAGCAGTATTCGCCCCGAACGGAACGGCCGTGCTGACGTGGGATACAGACAATAAAAACGGCGTGTGTGACGTGTGGGACTGGCCGAGCGGGAAAAAAAGGTTCTCGTGGAAAACGAGTAGGCACGACTTCGCACCGGGGTTCTCCTCCGATGGGTCCGTGATCTTCCATAGCCCCGCGTCACCAATTCGTTTGGACACGAAAACCGGTAAAGAACTCCCGCCCGCGTGGAACGCCGACGAGCGCGACTTTGCCGAATTGCTGTCGCTTCGCTCCGATCCGTGTTGGGTGTTGCACATGGGGAATCGATTTGTCCCCAGAGTACGTGAAGCCGGCACCGGTTCGTCAGTCCCGCACTTCTATTTCGGGCGCAGGCACTTGTGGCCGGAATCACTTCAAAACGTCGCACTGTCACCGACTTGCGGGCAGTACGCTCAGATTGCGGATGACGCCTCGGACCAAATCCACCTGTTCGAGCCCGCAACTCGCGATGTGCGCCGTGCCCTGATCGGGCACCGCAACGGGGTTCGCGTTCTCGGGTTCACCCCGGACGGGACAAAGCTTCTCACTGCGGGCGGGGACCACACCGTTCTCGTGTGGGACATGCGGCTCCAGTCCGTGCCACTACCAGATGCGCTCAAAAGGGAAACGAGTGCTGCGAAATTGTGGGACACGCTCACGGCCCTCAACGCAAAAGATTCGTACCTCGCGATGTCGCGCCTCGCTCGCGAACCAGAGGCGGCGGTCAAGATCGTGAGGATGCGCCTCAAGCCGGCCGCAAGGGAGAACCGCGAGACCGATGAGAGTCGGATCACCGATTGCCGTGCAGTTGAGTTACTCGCAGCACTCGGCACCGACAGTTCGCGTGCTCTTCTGAAGGAACTGGCCGCCGGTCACGCGGGGGCGTTCCGCACCCAGGAAGCAAAGCGCGCTATCGAGCGTAACAAGCCGTAA
- a CDS encoding sterol desaturase family protein encodes MDIVSLLLATGLSLVFLVVVFRPLELAFPAKKGQRFFRPDWFTDLLFLLGQYLLWNGLVFWCLTQTRGTLTEIVPHEFRSAVAAQSLWLQILEVVFLSDFCVYWGHRLQHRVSFLWRFHSVHHSAEHLDWLAAHREHPLDTVYTVTLINLPAFVLGFPLETLAGFIAFRGVWAIYIHSNVRLPLGPFRPLLGAPELHHWHHARDRDAGNYGNVCPLMDLIFGTYRCPDHEPESFGINTPTPSTWLGYMVQPLLPKIRGIKATEEVSEPEPTSQARIARVAAKQEMYSDNFQPSPPSS; translated from the coding sequence ATGGACATCGTCTCTCTCCTGCTCGCGACCGGGCTGAGTCTGGTGTTCCTCGTCGTCGTGTTCCGCCCGCTCGAACTCGCCTTCCCCGCGAAGAAGGGCCAACGATTCTTCCGCCCCGACTGGTTCACGGACCTGCTGTTCCTTCTAGGTCAATACCTGCTCTGGAATGGCCTCGTCTTCTGGTGCCTCACGCAGACACGCGGCACGCTGACCGAAATCGTGCCCCACGAGTTCCGGAGCGCCGTCGCAGCACAATCGCTGTGGCTCCAAATATTAGAAGTGGTGTTTCTGAGTGACTTCTGTGTGTATTGGGGCCACCGATTGCAGCACCGCGTGAGCTTCCTCTGGCGGTTCCATTCGGTTCACCACAGCGCCGAACACCTCGACTGGCTCGCCGCTCACCGCGAGCACCCGCTCGACACGGTCTACACCGTGACGCTCATCAACTTGCCCGCGTTCGTGCTCGGGTTTCCGCTGGAAACGCTCGCAGGATTCATCGCGTTCCGTGGTGTGTGGGCGATTTACATTCACTCGAACGTGCGGTTACCGCTCGGCCCGTTCCGCCCGCTTCTCGGCGCGCCAGAACTACACCACTGGCACCACGCCCGGGATCGCGATGCGGGGAACTACGGCAACGTGTGCCCGCTCATGGACCTGATTTTCGGAACGTATCGTTGCCCGGACCACGAGCCGGAGAGTTTCGGGATCAACACACCAACCCCGAGCACGTGGCTCGGGTACATGGTGCAACCGCTGCTCCCCAAAATTCGCGGAATCAAAGCGACCGAAGAAGTGAGTGAACCAGAGCCAACGTCTCAAGCCCGGATCGCGCGGGTCGCCGCGAAGCAAGAAATGTATTCCGATAATTTCCAGCCCTCGCCACCGTCTTCGTAG